The following proteins come from a genomic window of Chanos chanos chromosome 15, fChaCha1.1, whole genome shotgun sequence:
- the LOC115828793 gene encoding oligodendrocyte-myelin glycoprotein: protein MPPCGTLSCHHLQMPLLLLLMLSGHCQAVCPASCSCSEGHREVDCSWRGLRQLPDSLQHNIHFLNLSHNRLVDLDHRLSPYTHLRTLDISYNRLSRMPASLPRALWEIRASGNRLRLLEKNDTAYQWNLRTLDLSANKLERVVFINNTLPSLRALNLSHNRFWTVPTNMPQHLEEVDLSHNTLVQILPGSLDRLTRLERFYLHANRFASLSEGAFRHLARLRLITLGENPWACEDGPSISHLLDWVQHTTARVLGCPCHTWHVCGEAHQARTWGWHFATYTLSAWGPGSHEFGHPPTEAITTAYRSQTVFLETAHTTGSPEAPYSPEAKDPSNSSSNSTPQTLSTAENPFETDTLMTTDGYFTTTITTTTRRTTTLRTRSVKRANQGTSRNTSSGQGGVSPFLLVLGSSLLATVVKVL from the coding sequence ATGCCACCCTGTGGCACCCTGTCCTGCCACCATCTACAGATGCCTCTGCTGCTCCTGCTTATGCTGTCCGGACACTGCCAGGCAGTGTGCCCAGCATCGTGCTCCTGCAGCGAGGGTCACAGGGAAGTGGACTGCTCCTGGAGGGGTCTGAGACAACTGCCTGACAGCCTGCAGCACAACATCCACTTCTTAAACCTGTCCCACAACAGACTAGTTGACTTAGACCACCGTCTCAGCCCGTACACTCACCTTCGTACTCTGGACATCTCGTACAACAGGCTTAGCCGCATGCCAGCCTCACTGCCACGGGCACTATGGGAGATCCGAGCTTCCGGCAACCGCTTGCGCCTGCTAGAAAAGAACGATACAGCCTACCAGTGGAACTTACGAACGCTCGACCTCTCAGCTAACAAGCTGGAACGCGTGGTATTTATCAATAACACGCTACCAAGCCTGCGTGCCCTCAACCTCAGCCACAATCGCTTCTGGACCGTGCCGACCAACATGCCCCAGCACCTGGAGGAGGTGGACCTTTCCCACAACACCTTGGTCCAGATCTTGCCAGGCTCTCTGGATCGTCTCACCAGGCTGGAGCGCTTTTACCTGCACGCTAACCGATTTGCGTCTCTGAGCGAGGGAGCCTTCCGGCACCTGGCCCGCCTCAGGCTGATCACCCTGGGGGAGAATCCCTGGGCATGTGAGGATGGACCCAGCATCAGTCATCTCCTGGACTGGGTCCAACATACCACAGCCCGAGTACTAGGCTGTCCCTGCCATACGTGGCACGTCTGCGGTGAAGCCCACCAAGCCAGGACATGGGGCTGGCACTTCGCCACCTACACCTTGTCCGCCTGGGGTCCAGGCAGCCACGAGTTTGGTCACCCACCCACAGAAGCCATCACCACTGCTTACAGGTCTCAAACTGTGTTTCTAGAAACGGCGCACACCACGGGATCCCCAGAAGCTCCCTACAGTCCTGAAGCAAAAGACCCTTCCAACAGCAGCTCAAATTCCACACCACAAACTCTCTCAACAGCAGAGAATCCATTCGAGACAGACACCCTCATGACTACTGACGGTTACTTCACCACTACTATCACAACAACCACACGGAGGACAACCACTCTCCGCACCAGGAGTGTCAAGAGAGCCAACCAGGGCACAAGTCGAAACACAAGCTCAGGACAAGGCGGCGTGTCTCCATTCCTTTTAGTTCTGGGCAGTTCTCTCCTGGCAACAGTTGTCAAAGTCCTCTGA